The following proteins are encoded in a genomic region of Brachypodium distachyon strain Bd21 chromosome 1, Brachypodium_distachyon_v3.0, whole genome shotgun sequence:
- the LOC100820949 gene encoding heavy metal-associated isoprenylated plant protein 27 yields the protein MGILDELSEMCLCPGIRPRRRLKKRKQMTTVEMKVRIDCEGCERKIRKAVESMEGVTGVEVVPKQNKVAVTGYVDPAKVMRRVAYKTGKRVEPWPYVPYDVVAHPYAPGAYDKKAPPGYVRNVVSDPNAAPLARASSTEVKYTSAFSDENPNAACTIM from the coding sequence ATGGGGATCCTGGACGAGCTGTCGGAGATGTGCCTGTGCCCGGGGATCCGCCCGCGGCGTCGGCTGAAGAAGCGGAAGCAGATGACGACGGTGGAGATGAAGGTCCGGATCGACTGCGAAGGGTGCGAGCGGAAGATCCGGAAGGCGGTGGAGTCGATGGAAGGGGTGACGGGGGTGGAGGTGGTGCCGAAGCAGAACAAGGTGGCCGTCACGGGCTACGTGGACCCGGCCAAGGTGATGCGCCGGGTGGCATACAAGACCGGCAAGCGTGTGGAGCCCTGGCCCTACGTGCCCTACGACGTCGTGGCGCACCCGTACGCCCCGGGGGCCTACGACAAGAAGGCGCCGCCAGGGTACGTCCGCAACGTCGTCTCCGACCCCAACGCCGCGCCGCTGGCGAGAGCGTCGTCCACCGAGGTTAAGTATACCTCCGCCTTCTCTGATGAGAACCCCAACGCCGCTTGTACCATCATGTAG
- the LOC100846754 gene encoding casein kinase II subunit alpha-2 codes for MSTARVYADVNVHRPREYWDYEALAVQWGEQDDYEVVRKVGRGKYSEVFEGINVTNDERCVIKILKPVKKKKIKREIKILQNLCGGPNIIKLLNIVRDQQSKTPSLVFEYVDSTDFKVLYPTFTDYDVRFYIYELLKALDYCHSQGIMHRDVKPHNVMIDHELRKLRLIDWGLAEFYFPEKEYNVRVASRYFKGPELLVDFQGYDYSLDMWSLGCMFAGMIFRKEPFFYGHDNHDQLVKIAKVLGTDQFNAYLSKYRIVLDPQLEALLGRHSKKPWSKFVSADNRHLVSAEAIDFLDRLLRYDHQDRLTAREAMAHVYFQQVRAAENSRPRS; via the exons atGTCGACGGCCCGCGTCTACGCCGACGTGAACGTGCACCGCCCAAGGGAGTACTGGGACTACGAGGCCCTCGCCGTCCAATGGGG TGAGCAGGATGATTACGAGGTTGTGCGGAAAGTAGGCAGAGGGAAATACAGTGAAGTATTTGAAGGAATTAATGTAACAAATGATGAGCGTTGTGTCATTAAAATCCTCAAGCCtgttaagaaaaagaag ATAAAGAGGGAAATCAAGATTCTTCAGAACCTTTGTGGCGGTCCAAATATTATTAAGCTTCTCAATATTGTGAGAGATCAGCAATCCAAAACTCCAAGTTTGGTATTCGAATATGTAGACAGCACAGATTTCAAAGTTCTTTATCCAACATTTACAGATTATGACGTCCGGTTCTATATTTATGAACTTCTCAAG GCATTAGATTACTGCCACTCGCAAGGTATTATGCATCGTGATGTCAAGCCTCATAATGTTATGATTGACCATGAGCTTCGCAAGCTTCGCTTAATTGATTGgggacttgctgagttttacTTTCCTGAGAAGGAGTACAATGTTCGTGTTGCTTCAAG GTATTTTAAAGGGCCTGAATTGCTGGTTGACTTCCAAGGGTACGATTACTCTTTGGACATGTGGAGCCTTGGTTGTATGTTTGCTGGAATG ATATTCCGCAAGGAACCATTCTTCTATGGCCATGATAACCATGATCAGCTTGTCAAGATAGCCAAG GTGCTAGGTACTGATCAATTTAATGCTTATTTGAGTAAATACAGAATTGTGCTTGATCCTCAGCTTGAGGCACTGCTTGGGAG GCATAGCAAGAAACCTTGGTCTAAGTTCGTCAGTGCTGATAATAGGCATCTCGTCTCCGCAGAG GCAATTGATTTTCTCGATAGACTTCTTCGCTATGACCATCAAGACAGGCTTACAGCCCGTGAAGCTATG GCGCATGTCTACTTTCAACAGGTTAGGGCAGCAGAAAACAGCAGGCCGAGGTCGTAG